From Cucumis melo cultivar AY chromosome 3, USDA_Cmelo_AY_1.0, whole genome shotgun sequence:
caaaaaagtttttatttttatttttattttctgcCATTTGGTTTTGTAAGGCAAGCTGATCTAAAAAGAAACTATAGTAATGAAATGTGAGAAACCAATCCCAATATATAAAAGACCAAAAAGCAAACTTACACTTCTATTacttgtttttggtttttaaaaactataccTATTTTCTTACAACTTCATCCGCATGGCTTTTCgtatttgaatttttagttaaattctaaaatttaaaaactggTTTTTTTAGTTTCCAAAACTAGTTTCTATTTTCTCCTAAGACATGAAAAGTAAAACAAACAAACTGTGACaaagatatttattttaaaatcataattttaaaaaacacaaGTGGTTACAATCAACCGTGACTTAAAACAACAAGTATCAAACGTATCCGAAATAGTTAATAAGCTTAATACCCGATAGATAGCCTCCGTTCGTCACAGCAACAATTGGTTTTAAAATCAGGGGTTTGAGAAATGATATAATGCATATAAGAAGCGATGAAGAGAGAATAAAAGGGAGACGAATTAGATTACTTGCTAGAGGGCCATTCTTGACCAAGTTGGCTGCAATTTGATCAGCATCGTTTGAAATGACACTGAAGTTGGCTGCAGAGGCAGCAATTTTGCCATTTTGGAATTTGCAAGAGCCACGATCCGTGCCGGTGTAAGGATAATCCTCCTCTCTCTCTAACCCACCTGCTTTCAAAATATACTCAAAAGCTGAAGTCATTAGTCCCCCGTTGCACCCTGCGTCGCATGCACCAGCTTCCTCCGGATCACACTGCCAAACAATTTACAActctttttgttttcaattatcACACACTCATATTATCAATTCTCGTCTATGAGAATAATTTCAATCAAGATGAAAATAATTAGTGACTAAGCTATATGTCATAAACGAGGCTTCAGTTCTTgtaaacataaaagaaaataccataAGACATACCTATTACTTCTATTTGAATAGGTCTCATTAATTGTAATACATCCTATGCTAAACTATGAAGCTACTCATAATATCATTGGATGCAGATTCAATTATCTAGATGCTCATAGGATATAAATTCAAGACATTTTCTCGGGTGAAAATTACGAGAAGCGAGCTTAGAACTTTTATgaaaaacaacaataaaaattaccattttaaaaaaattatcgtGGTGAGAATTAGGAAGGGAGTAAATTTTCcagttaaaataaaaataaagactATTTGTCGTTGGAACTATTCAATCAACATGGAACTATTCTCCTTGACTAAATAAAGATGGTTAtgtaatttgaaatttattcaTTTCTAGCTTAAATGTTAGACTTTCAATctatcctttaaaaaaaatcttagatTTGGTCTATTAATAATGTTGATTGTTGATTCTCTTAAAAACTTATTATTAGCATTTTCACTCTCAATTTTAAAAGCAtattcatatattatattttcataACATGAAAATATTCATCGCTATTCAACCAATTTCAACAAACCTTAATCACGTGGGACAATTTCAACAAAGCTTAACCACGTGGGATTAAAATAAGATTTATTATTGGAGAGGTTGAGAGTCCCATATCGAGAAAACCAAGGGGACTCACACTCTATATAATATAGATGGACTACTCTACTATAGCCAATTAGTTTTGAGATGGAAGCTCGTATCATCAAACATTTATCAAAGATACATTCAAACAGTTATAAATTGTGTTGAAACTGAAATAaagtgtgttttttttttctttttgtgaaaAGAAATTGGATGTATCTATACAATACATCAACGTGATTATGAATTGACTCacaattaatttgttttttccaACCAATTTGAAATAAATCGTCTACTTCAATCTTTTTCAGTTTCATTCATTTTATCCCCGTATCTCTACACTTTTTGGAGCAACTTTCACCATTTTCTTGCAATTCACAAAAAGACTTAAGCACTCTTACAAGCCAATGTAAGTATACTTTAAACATAGCTAGATAGTTTTAAGCATTCTCTCGATTAAGAGATCTAATTTAAATCTTTTAGAAGCATTACCCAATGAAATTACAAGCCAATCTAtgtattttgtttatatttaatatatagttAAAACTTCAAGATCAATTTTAAAAAGCATAAAcaaccaaaaaagaaaacctctaattaatatTTGTCGTTTCCATTGACAGAACATGCcaatcaaattttaaaagtatGTGAATTCAgataatgtatatatatgtataaaatacTTCGTCTTACactcgatttttttttaattcacaaATCGTCCAATAATATGTCATTTGATAAGTTACTTTTTCGAAAACAAATCATTGTTtcgtttttttttaagaaaaagataacaATGATAAACTATTTACCAAAATACCATATACTTCAATGCATTTCCCATTTGTTCTACAAAAATAATATACGGTTCATAAAGATATTAAACAAAGATTTCCCTCCGAATTCTAATTGAATTCTATTAGCATTTTTATCCGCTAGAAATAGACTGAAAACAGAGTATAAGAAATAATAGTTTAGTTTAGCAaggcacaaaaaaaaaattcaacatgATCCGAATCGGAAGGTGCTTCATGCTGTGCTCAGTGAgataaacaaacaaattaaatttgttCAACGGATTCCAAAAAAGAATACGTATACATTTCATAATTTACTGTTCTGCATACACTCCTTTTTTTCGGAAAAATCATACAActattttctttacttttttattttccaaatatcttttgaaatctacttaaatttcaattgtaaatgaagaacaTAGTTGAGTTAAAATCACTCTTATCACATAAAATTACTTGGAATCCTATTTACTAATAATTTGAAATCAAAATTTGATCGCGAATGAAAAACGAGACTCAAATATTAAAAGTGATTTTGAATAGGATGAAAATGATTTGAATAGGAGAAGAAAACAGTATATATATTTCAAAGTGCAAACAAAGCATGGTTTCCAAAAGCTACGGGTTATATATAAACGGAACCTCAATTTGTTTTATCTGAATTGACTTTTGCAGTAGCAGAttaagaagagagagaagatcAGATGAACAATTGCGAATAGAAACAAAATGCAATAAATCCAAGGCAGAGAAGGAAGGAAACGAACCTCATGATCACAATCCACAAGCTGTTGCTCACTTAGACTAATAAGCTTTCCAGTTGACAAGAAATTAGCTCCCTCCAGCGCTCCAACAGCACTAAAAGACCAGCACGAGCCACAAGAACCCTAACAGATTCAGAACAAAAACACATCTCTAAGAAAATAAGAAACCGAAATCGCAAGCTCACATACTCGATAGGCTTGAATAATTTCGTTCCGAAGTAACTCATACCTGATCTTTGACCGGCGTTACGGCACCTTTATCGCGCCAATCGAAATCGGAGGCGAGGTTATCAGTCGGAAGGATCGGAGCCTGATGAGCATCAGCAGGAAGACGAAGCCGATTCAATCCGACGAAATTCTCACGGAATTCTGACTCAGTAAGGTCGGAAAACCGAGTGACGCCATGGACAGCGTCGGGATCGAGCTTCTGGTGGCGCTTCGCTTTGCGGAGGTTATCCTTAAAGACACGAAACCTGTAATCGTGCTCCTCAGCAGTGGCGTAAGTCTTTCCGAACTTGAGTTTGAAGTTCTGGAAGCGTTGTTCCGCGGTTAAAAGACGATCATCAGCACCGGAGACGACTTGACGAATCAAAAGATCTTCGCCGTCGCTTACGTCGCCGTCGATTTGATCAGAAAATACACCGTAAGCTACCGTCGCCGACAGTAGAATAGCGAAGAAGAGAGCGATTGCGTTGAAGCGCGCCATTGAGACTGAGGGAGGGAACGGAGATATGAGATATTTTTGGGCGGTATGAATTGAGTACAAATAAATAGAGAAATATCGCGACGGAATGAACGGCAACAATGCTGCCACGTTTCCGTTCCGAATTGGCCCAGTTCCGTGAGCGTCGAAGAAACTGTAACGATGTTTAGTTACAAATAGAGAAGGtttaattgaaattgaaattaattttagatatttttagGAGCTGTTTGGAAGGATTGTATATAGtcagatatatatatagaatgaGAAAGCATTATAGTAAGAAAATGAAtgaaattgatataataaaCCGTGTCCAAAATATTCAATTTAGTTATGAGCTTGGAAATAAAACTCTATCTTCtaaattgatttaaaataacTCTGACGTGAATAGTAAAAAAGTagtaaattttaattaattaaaatgttattaaatcgaaataattataataaaattttatcgATATAGCAATCGTAATGAAAGGAAAtcacaaatataattatatcgAATTTATTATTACCCTTATCTTTGATAGCCAAATCATAATGACAATGATAACAATAAATGTATGATGTAATTTTCGAACGCAATTGAATCTATCATATTTTGCTCGTCAATTGAATTGCAACTTTTAATTATGGATTTGAACGTAAACCTCAAGTGTTAGTACAAATGCAAaagtaaaaatccaaaaacgTAATTAAATAAgttccattttttaaatttcgGGTTTGGGCAGGTAAACATGATTTTAGTTTTAAAACGAAATATATATAGACATTAGTAATGATTATTCAGTAAAGTCGAAAGTTTAATCCTAAAACCAAAAGATAAACTTAAAATTGATCTAAAACGTAATAAGAGTGAAGGGTAGATGCAAGATATTTTTTGGGCAGTATGATCGAGTACAATAAATGAAGTATAGCGACTGAGTGAACGGCAACGGTGCTGCCACGTTGCCCCATCCATTTCCATTTCGAATTGGCCAAGTTCCGTGAGGGTGGAAAAACCTATTTTTACTTATTATCTTAcctttttcttaaatatattttttatacttttttaaaaaaaaaacttatcaACACTTGATGTAGACAAATTAAACAGTGTATAATTACTAACCTCTATACATCAACCTCATGCTAATAATCAATTACCGTGTGAAAGAAAATTAAAGCATCCTAAAGAACATGAATTTGACAGTCCATGGTAGTCGACcacctaaaatattaaaatcatACAAATTTTCAGTtagaaaaatgttttttaaaccCTATGTGTAGGTACACTATTCTCACGATAAAATCACCTTATCCTTTACCACATTTGACTAACAAAATAACTCATTGAAAATCCAAATTAGGTAACCAGCCACCATGAAAGAATTCATTTCCTGTTAATCTCTTCCTATTTACACCAACCGTTGTCCACCACCAGGCCAACCCATGTGGTTAATTCTTTATTTTCAATTGTCTTTGTAATCATCAGTCTCACTCACTACCAAAATAATTCTCACTCACTACCAAAATAATTCATTGGAAATCAAATGCAAAGTTCGTAGCCACCATGAAAGAACTCATTTTCCATTAGTTTTTTCCTGTTTAGACTAAACATTATCTACCACCAGGCCAACCCGTGTGGTTAATTCTTTAGTTTCAGTTTCAAATATCATTGTAATCACCAATCTCTCTCACTCACTTATTCTGAATATCTCATACAAGTACTAGCATAGTGACACACGACAAAAACAATTTCCTTGACTTGTAATTAGAAAAACAGTAGGTAAAATAAGAAGTCAATGAAAAATCAAGTTTGTGAAATCTATACAGATTCATCTTGCAACTTCCGACGACTTTGAACGTAATTGCCATAAGAAAAACTCCCCCTCCATTTGACGTTTGGTTTTACTTCAGTATAAAGCTATCTATAGCAATTAATTTAAACCAACTTCTTTCAACTTCCCATCTCCCCCCCTCCcaagaaaatataacaaaaggaAAAGCAAAATATTTTTTCCCCCTCTTAAATTGATTTATTTCTGACCATTTCCACTTACCCTAAGAAAAGGGAATCTATATAATGATACAGTCAAAAACTAACCTACTCTCCGCCGGTGTCTTCAACAGATTTCTTGTATTCAGGCTTAAGCTCGTATGTTCCTTGATTAGTCCCTCTTTTGTTGTAGACACAGAGCTCATTTAGTATCTCTTTCAAGAATTGCTGCAAAGAGAAGGAACAGAAATCAAATCAAGAATAAGTATTATGTACACTGGCAACAGACAGCCAAAATAATAAATGATCTCTAGGGTGTATGGATCTCTGATGAACTTTTGAGTTATGGGGAAGGGAAGGTTGTATAGTGTCTAGAGTCGTGTATGTCGGGGAgggttttaaaaattatatctTCTCTGGCAACAGGTTCGCAAAAACAGAAAAGAAGagtgatattttaaaaaatcgttgaTAAATAAGAAAACGATCAATAGACATACAGCAGGTTGATCAGTCTCTTGGACTAGCTGCTTTAGGGCCCAATTCGGTTGTCTTTCAAATAGCTTGAACATTATATCTTCTAGTTCCCCACGATCTCTTCTAGTTCTTTTCACATCTGATTGTTTAACTGGCGCCACCTTCTTCTTTTCCTGCAATAAATGATTGATTATAGAATCATACTACCACAAGAGTTCAAGAATGATGAAAGAAAACGATAAGAAAGATATACCTTTGAAGTTGAACTGATCAAACCAACCATGCCAGGCATAGGCCTCATATGCACACCGCGGTCGTTGTCTATCACCTTATCAATACATGAGAAAATTATGAAAT
This genomic window contains:
- the LOC103488015 gene encoding cysteine protease RD19A-like, with the translated sequence MARFNAIALFFAILLSATVAYGVFSDQIDGDVSDGEDLLIRQVVSGADDRLLTAEQRFQNFKLKFGKTYATAEEHDYRFRVFKDNLRKAKRHQKLDPDAVHGVTRFSDLTESEFRENFVGLNRLRLPADAHQAPILPTDNLASDFDWRDKGAVTPVKDQGSCGSCWSFSAVGALEGANFLSTGKLISLSEQQLVDCDHECDPEEAGACDAGCNGGLMTSAFEYILKAGGLEREEDYPYTGTDRGSCKFQNGKIAASAANFSVISNDADQIAANLVKNGPLAIGINAVFMQTYMKGVSCPYICSKRNLDHGVLLVGYGSAGFAPIRFKEKPYWIIKNSWGENWGENGYYFICKGKNVCGSESMVSSVAAAATPN